The Candidatus Nanopelagicales bacterium genome contains the following window.
GTGGGGACTCATGCTCTGGGCCGCTGTCGCGTACCGCCGCCGGAAGAGTTCAGATGTTCCGGTGCAGACCCGCTACAACATGCCGATTGAAGCCCTGTGGACCATTGCTCCGCTGATCCTGGTTGTCGGCATCTTCTACTTTGCCGCCACCAAAGAAGGCGCGATCACCAAGGTGAGCAACGACAACGTCTCGACTGTCGATGTCGTTGGGTATCGATGGAGTTGGACGTTCAACTACGTCAACGACGATGTCTACGACGTTGGTCAGCCCGCCTATGCGCCCAACGAGAAGGACAACGGACCTGTTCCCGTGGACGAGGGCGGTCTGCCAACCCTCTGGTTGCCCGTCAACCAGAAGGTCAAGTTCAACCTGACTTCGCCGGACGTCAACCACTCGTTCTGGGTGCCGGCGTTCCTCTACAAACTCGATGTCATCCCTGGACGCACCAACACATTCGAGGTCACGCCCAGCAAATTGGGCACATTCGCTGGCAAATGCGCAGAACTTTGCGGAGTCGACCACTCCCGCATGCTCTTCAACGTCAAGATTGTGACGCTGGACGAGTACAACGCTCATGTGAATGACTTGCGCATACGTGGACAAATTGGACAATTGAAGACTGATCGCACCAACGCCAACGCACAGAAAGTCTGAGGGAACTCGCCGTGACGATACTTAACGAGCCGGTTCGCACCGAGTCGCAGCCGACCCCTCCCACTCCCAAGGAGG
Protein-coding sequences here:
- the coxB gene encoding cytochrome c oxidase subunit II; protein product: MGHEAEQGVAKKRASDPHLPGWNFGRRAGILAMGLVGAVALSGCANDRFMGMPEPATEEAPSILNMWQGSWMLAGVVGIFVWGLMLWAAVAYRRRKSSDVPVQTRYNMPIEALWTIAPLILVVGIFYFAATKEGAITKVSNDNVSTVDVVGYRWSWTFNYVNDDVYDVGQPAYAPNEKDNGPVPVDEGGLPTLWLPVNQKVKFNLTSPDVNHSFWVPAFLYKLDVIPGRTNTFEVTPSKLGTFAGKCAELCGVDHSRMLFNVKIVTLDEYNAHVNDLRIRGQIGQLKTDRTNANAQKV